One stretch of Balneolaceae bacterium DNA includes these proteins:
- the hisS gene encoding histidine--tRNA ligase, with translation MAQPKYSTHAGMYDILPGEVEEWQALERIIHEQARLFNFREIRTPVMEQTELIARGVGQLTDIVSKEMFAFERGDDRYVLRPECTAPVVRAFVQHHLEQRGGTQNLYYIGPMFRAESPQKGRQRQFHQFGAEILGADDPAADVDIIALMLSIYERVGIDNTTLRINSVGDPDSRDAYREALRDYFRPHLDELSEISRERFEKNPMRILDSKEEEDQPFLEDAPVITDFLGEETAAHYAEVKEGLDALDIAYTEDPYLVRGLDYYTRTAFEVTSPDLGSQDALGGGGRYDLLVEEVGGQPTPAVGFAAGMERLLIALEEQQISLAGEDGVDVYIITIGGEARRWALRHLPSLRAEGISATMDYIGRSVKAQMKDADRENARWSIIVGDHELEQERYTLRDMKASEEEPRSFEQIVQTVGGSS, from the coding sequence ATGGCCCAACCCAAATACAGCACCCACGCCGGCATGTACGACATCCTACCGGGCGAGGTGGAGGAGTGGCAGGCCCTGGAGCGCATCATCCACGAGCAGGCCCGCCTCTTCAACTTCAGGGAAATCCGCACGCCGGTGATGGAGCAGACCGAACTGATTGCCCGCGGGGTGGGCCAGCTCACCGACATCGTCTCCAAGGAGATGTTCGCCTTCGAGCGGGGGGACGACCGCTACGTGCTGCGTCCGGAGTGCACGGCGCCCGTGGTCCGCGCCTTCGTGCAGCACCACCTGGAGCAGCGCGGCGGCACGCAGAATTTATACTACATTGGACCCATGTTCCGCGCGGAGAGTCCCCAGAAAGGCCGCCAGCGCCAGTTTCACCAGTTCGGCGCCGAGATCCTGGGGGCGGACGACCCTGCGGCGGACGTAGACATCATCGCCCTCATGCTCTCTATCTACGAGCGGGTGGGCATTGACAACACTACCCTCAGGATCAATTCGGTGGGCGACCCCGACAGCCGCGACGCCTACCGCGAGGCGCTCCGCGACTACTTCCGGCCGCACCTCGACGAGCTCAGCGAAATCTCACGCGAACGTTTCGAGAAGAATCCCATGCGCATTCTCGACTCCAAGGAAGAGGAAGACCAGCCTTTTCTGGAAGACGCACCGGTCATTACCGATTTCCTGGGCGAGGAGACGGCCGCGCACTACGCCGAGGTGAAAGAGGGACTGGACGCGCTGGACATTGCCTATACGGAGGATCCCTACCTGGTCAGGGGACTCGATTACTATACCCGCACGGCCTTCGAGGTGACCAGCCCCGACCTGGGCTCGCAGGACGCGCTCGGGGGAGGGGGGCGCTACGACCTGCTGGTGGAGGAGGTGGGCGGGCAGCCCACGCCGGCCGTGGGCTTCGCGGCGGGCATGGAGCGCCTGCTCATCGCCCTTGAGGAGCAGCAGATCAGCCTGGCCGGGGAGGATGGGGTGGACGTGTACATCATTACCATTGGCGGGGAGGCCCGGCGCTGGGCGCTGCGTCACCTTCCCAGCCTGCGCGCCGAGGGCATCTCGGCCACCATGGACTACATCGGGCGTTCGGTGAAGGCGCAGATGAAGGACGCCGACCGCGAGAACGCGCGCTGGTCCATCATTGTGGGCGACCACGAGCTGGAGCAGGAGCGCTACACCCTGCGCGACATGAAGGCCAGTGAAGAGGAGCCGCGCTCCTTTGAGCAGATCGTTCAGACCGTGGGCGGCTCTTCGTGA
- a CDS encoding NAD(P)H-quinone oxidoreductase yields MKAIHVVNPGKKARLKIGETKRPSPGPNQLLVKVEATALNRADLHQKGGKYPPPEGASEILGLEMAGIVEETGEQVTRLKPGDFVFGLLPGGGYAEFCVIHERLAMPLPESLSFVQAAAIPETFLTAYQALNWLGGLTRSETVLIHAGGSGVGTAAIQLAHHLVNARVVTTAGKQRKLEAALKLGANYAFNYRKADWAEAVEDELGKNAVNLVVDFIGAPYWEQNMRVLAMDGRLVYLSFLGGHKLKKASLGALLRKRLTLTGSTLRNRPESYKIKLTSEFADHTLDLFEQEVLRPVVDRQFDWSEADEAHRYMADDKNTGKIVLTGM; encoded by the coding sequence ATGAAGGCCATACACGTAGTCAACCCGGGCAAGAAGGCCCGCCTGAAGATCGGGGAGACCAAACGCCCTTCTCCCGGTCCCAACCAGCTCCTGGTGAAGGTGGAGGCCACCGCCCTCAACCGCGCCGACCTCCACCAGAAGGGCGGCAAGTATCCCCCGCCGGAGGGTGCCAGCGAGATCCTGGGACTGGAAATGGCCGGCATCGTGGAGGAGACCGGCGAGCAGGTCACCCGCTTGAAGCCGGGCGATTTCGTATTCGGCCTGCTGCCCGGCGGCGGCTACGCCGAGTTCTGCGTAATCCACGAGCGCCTCGCTATGCCCCTGCCCGAGAGCCTCTCCTTCGTGCAGGCGGCCGCCATACCGGAAACTTTCCTGACGGCTTACCAGGCCCTGAACTGGCTGGGCGGGCTGACCCGCTCGGAGACCGTGCTCATCCATGCCGGCGGCAGCGGGGTGGGTACCGCCGCCATCCAGCTGGCCCACCACCTGGTCAACGCCCGGGTGGTCACCACCGCCGGCAAACAACGCAAGCTGGAGGCGGCCCTGAAGCTGGGCGCCAACTACGCCTTCAACTACAGGAAAGCAGACTGGGCGGAGGCCGTCGAGGATGAGCTTGGCAAAAACGCCGTCAACCTGGTCGTCGATTTCATCGGCGCCCCCTACTGGGAGCAGAACATGCGGGTACTGGCCATGGACGGGCGGCTGGTGTATCTCTCCTTTCTGGGGGGACACAAGCTCAAGAAGGCCAGCCTGGGCGCCCTCCTCCGCAAGCGGCTCACGCTGACGGGCTCCACCCTGCGCAACCGCCCGGAGTCCTACAAGATCAAGCTCACCTCGGAGTTTGCCGACCACACCCTTGACCTCTTCGAGCAGGAGGTGCTGCGTCCGGTGGTGGACCGGCAGTTCGACTGGAGCGAGGCTGATGAGGCCCACCGCTATATGGCCGATGATAAAAATACCGGCAAGATCGTGCTCACCGGCATGTAG
- the nhaA gene encoding Na+/H+ antiporter NhaA → MSSLMERIQQFFRRDSAAGMMLLFATIAALAIANSPLGDLYHHLLEAHITLGVGELVIDESVHHWINDGLMAIFFLLIGLEIKREMKYGELSTLKSATLPAVAACGGALVPALIFWGFNGGTQFMDGWAIAIATDIAFVIGVVALLGSRVPIWAKVFVTAVAVVDDLIAVVVIAGFYTETIHMTALGIAGACLLVLLLMNWRGVNKLAPYLVVGFVMWWAVLESGVHATIAGVLLGFVIPASRGWGVDRLLEYAREGFELFEQASKDDRPVSREQALHHMDETLEQAESPLHRLEHKLHFSVYFVIMPLFAFANAGVVFDPEVMGQAFNSTLTWGIVLGLFVGKQVGIFSFTWLLTKLNLSGLTPGKETWKVVYGVSLLAGIGFTMSLFIANLSFTDFRLLEFSKVGILLGSTISGLLGYYFLSRRPQVDVDEQQLMDVPDEEVA, encoded by the coding sequence TTGAGCAGCTTGATGGAACGTATCCAGCAGTTTTTCAGAAGGGACTCCGCCGCGGGCATGATGTTGCTTTTCGCAACCATCGCCGCCCTCGCCATTGCCAACTCTCCGCTCGGCGACCTCTACCACCATCTGCTGGAGGCGCACATCACACTGGGCGTGGGCGAGCTGGTGATCGACGAGTCGGTGCACCACTGGATCAACGACGGACTCATGGCCATTTTCTTCCTGCTGATCGGCCTGGAGATCAAAAGGGAGATGAAATACGGGGAGCTTTCCACCCTTAAGTCGGCCACCCTGCCGGCTGTGGCGGCGTGCGGGGGCGCCCTGGTGCCCGCCCTGATCTTCTGGGGCTTCAACGGCGGCACCCAGTTCATGGACGGCTGGGCTATTGCCATCGCCACCGACATCGCCTTTGTGATCGGGGTAGTCGCCCTGCTGGGTTCCCGCGTTCCGATCTGGGCCAAGGTCTTCGTAACAGCCGTAGCGGTGGTAGACGATCTCATCGCCGTGGTGGTGATCGCGGGCTTCTATACGGAGACCATTCACATGACGGCCCTCGGCATCGCCGGTGCCTGCCTGCTGGTGCTGCTGCTGATGAACTGGCGCGGTGTCAACAAGCTGGCCCCCTACCTGGTGGTCGGTTTCGTCATGTGGTGGGCCGTCCTTGAATCGGGCGTGCACGCCACCATTGCGGGCGTGCTGCTGGGCTTTGTCATTCCGGCCAGTCGGGGCTGGGGCGTGGACCGCCTGCTGGAGTATGCACGTGAAGGATTCGAGCTCTTCGAACAGGCCTCCAAGGACGATCGTCCGGTTTCGCGAGAGCAGGCCCTGCACCATATGGACGAGACCCTGGAGCAAGCCGAATCACCCCTGCACCGGCTGGAGCACAAGCTGCACTTTTCGGTCTACTTCGTGATCATGCCCCTCTTCGCCTTTGCCAACGCCGGCGTGGTCTTCGATCCCGAGGTCATGGGACAGGCCTTCAACTCAACCCTCACCTGGGGCATCGTGCTGGGACTCTTTGTCGGCAAGCAGGTGGGCATCTTCAGCTTTACCTGGCTGCTTACCAAGCTCAATCTCTCGGGCCTGACGCCCGGCAAGGAAACCTGGAAGGTGGTCTACGGGGTTTCCCTGCTGGCCGGCATCGGATTTACCATGTCGCTATTCATCGCCAACCTCTCCTTCACCGACTTCAGGCTGCTGGAGTTCTCCAAGGTGGGCATTCTGCTGGGCTCGACGATCAGCGGACTTCTGGGCTACTACTTTCTGAGCCGCCGTCCCCAGGTCGACGTGGACGAGCAGCAGCTCATGGACGTCCCTGACGAGGAGGTGGCCTAG
- a CDS encoding hydantoinase B/oxoprolinase family protein: protein MSSPSPSPVWKIWIDTGGTFTDAIGVEPSGWRRTVKVLSSSALRGQLIDEVEPGLYRVRQQWEAPDEFIAGFRFRTLGEESPEMRVTAFDARESLLRLDAPLPPGLVDGSPSFEVLSGEEAPVLAARLLTRTPPDRPLPRLQLRLATTKGTNALLENRGGRVALLVNAGYRDLLRVGDQTRPDLFALQVKRIDYLPPSSRVIEVEGRLDADGGELRPLQTGAARRELEEWMAESGEEVSVAVSLMHSYRNPAHEKRLAESARKAGATWVTCGSELSSAISYLPRTQTAVINARLKPVLERYLRGVREAVPEGTLHVMSSAGGLTGADRFQPKDSLLSGPAGGVVGAATAGRRHGHRKVISFDMGGTSTDVARYDHGYDYVFRHAVGGYTLNAPALSIETVAAGGGSICGEEDGTLFVGPQSAGASPGPACYGDGGPLTVTDVNLLLGRLQPENFSIPIDRGAAERKLQEILERLKAGRGTGPEAAPEAGEILEGFLRIANERMADAVRRISLRKGYDPAGYALVAFGGAGAQHACAIASQLGAGTVLVPPEAGLLSAWGLGQAVIEEFAEAQVLEELESAGGRLPGLVNQLAERAACKVVGEGVPEEEIRVRRRLLFMRLEGQDATLEIEWEDNASTESLAGRFREAYRRRYGHWVEGRAIEVESVRVAASGTPPEEESSPSPGRAAGPEPFTHRPVRFGGEEHPTPVHRRGELRPGQSLSGPALVLDPYSTVAVEPGWEARVAGDGTLKLERSQPGDGRREASYAEAVEQELFTNRFTSIAGEMGEMLRRTALSVNIKERRDFSCALLSAEGELIVNAPHIPVHLGALGLCVRRLMASIAMEPGDVVVTNHPAYGGSHLPDITVVTPVYGDSGRLLGFAASRAHHAEIGGSRPGSMPPGARSLAEEGVVIPPDYLVRGGEPRWEAVRERLAGGPWPSRAVEENVADLQAAVAANHRGVQSLAGLARREGEERVRHYMKGLKELAARKTRAALGAMEDMDRSVTEYLDDGTPLQARLVKRGEDLTVDFEGTGEVHPGNLNATPAIVQSVIMYVLRVLVDEPLPLNEGLLEPLELRLPTCLLNPGYEADPELCPAVVGGNTEVSQRLTDLLLKPFGRIACSQGTMNNVLFGNEGFGYYETVGGGTGAGAAFDGADTVHHHMTNTAGTDPEILEHRYPVRLERYGVRKGSGGKGRRRGGDGIVRELSFLEPVSLSVLTQHRRQAPYGLQGGEPGACGEQRVIRVDGREEELGPVDGAELEAGDRFQLLTPGGGGYGKPK, encoded by the coding sequence ATGAGTTCCCCCTCCCCATCGCCTGTCTGGAAGATATGGATCGACACCGGGGGCACCTTCACAGACGCCATTGGCGTGGAACCCTCGGGCTGGCGACGCACCGTCAAGGTGCTCAGCAGCAGCGCTCTTCGAGGACAACTTATCGATGAGGTGGAGCCCGGCCTCTACCGGGTTCGCCAGCAGTGGGAAGCTCCCGACGAATTTATAGCCGGATTTCGATTCCGCACGCTGGGCGAAGAGTCACCCGAGATGCGTGTAACCGCCTTTGACGCCCGGGAGTCCCTGCTCCGGCTCGACGCACCCCTGCCTCCCGGCCTCGTAGACGGCTCGCCCTCCTTTGAAGTGCTCTCGGGGGAGGAAGCCCCGGTGCTGGCCGCCCGGCTGCTCACGCGCACGCCGCCGGACCGTCCCCTGCCCCGCCTGCAACTGCGCCTGGCCACCACCAAGGGCACCAACGCCCTGCTGGAGAACCGGGGCGGCAGGGTGGCCCTGCTGGTCAACGCCGGCTACCGCGACCTGCTCCGGGTGGGCGACCAGACCCGGCCGGATCTATTTGCCTTGCAGGTGAAGCGGATCGACTACCTTCCCCCTTCCTCCCGCGTGATCGAGGTGGAGGGGCGCCTGGACGCCGATGGAGGGGAGCTCCGCCCGCTGCAGACCGGCGCCGCGCGGAGGGAGCTGGAGGAGTGGATGGCGGAGAGCGGGGAGGAGGTCTCCGTGGCCGTCTCCCTCATGCACAGCTACCGGAACCCCGCCCACGAAAAGCGCCTGGCGGAATCGGCCCGCAAGGCGGGCGCCACGTGGGTCACCTGCGGATCGGAGCTGAGCTCGGCCATCTCGTACTTGCCACGCACGCAGACCGCCGTGATCAACGCCCGCCTGAAGCCGGTGCTGGAGCGTTACCTGCGCGGCGTACGCGAGGCGGTACCGGAGGGCACCCTGCATGTGATGAGCAGCGCCGGGGGACTTACCGGCGCCGACCGCTTCCAGCCCAAGGACAGCCTGCTGAGCGGACCCGCCGGCGGCGTGGTGGGCGCGGCCACCGCCGGCAGGCGACACGGCCACCGCAAGGTGATCTCCTTCGACATGGGCGGCACCTCCACCGACGTGGCGCGCTACGACCATGGCTACGACTACGTATTCCGACACGCGGTGGGAGGTTACACCCTCAACGCCCCCGCCCTCTCCATCGAGACGGTGGCCGCGGGGGGAGGATCGATCTGCGGGGAGGAAGACGGGACGCTCTTTGTGGGTCCGCAGAGCGCCGGGGCCTCGCCGGGACCGGCCTGCTACGGCGACGGAGGTCCCCTGACGGTCACCGACGTGAACCTGCTGCTGGGCCGTCTGCAGCCGGAAAATTTCAGCATCCCCATCGACCGCGGAGCGGCGGAGCGCAAGCTGCAGGAAATACTGGAGCGGTTGAAGGCCGGCCGCGGCACAGGACCGGAGGCGGCGCCAGAAGCCGGGGAGATCCTGGAGGGTTTCCTGCGCATCGCCAACGAGCGCATGGCCGATGCCGTGCGCCGCATCTCCCTGCGCAAGGGATACGATCCAGCCGGCTACGCCCTGGTGGCCTTCGGAGGCGCCGGCGCCCAGCACGCCTGCGCCATCGCCTCCCAGCTGGGTGCGGGGACGGTGTTGGTGCCCCCCGAAGCGGGCCTGCTGAGCGCGTGGGGACTGGGTCAGGCCGTGATCGAGGAGTTCGCCGAAGCGCAGGTGCTCGAGGAGCTGGAATCCGCGGGTGGCCGTCTCCCCGGGCTGGTGAATCAGCTTGCCGAACGCGCCGCCTGTAAGGTGGTCGGCGAGGGCGTGCCGGAGGAGGAGATCCGCGTGCGTCGCCGCCTGCTGTTTATGAGGCTTGAGGGGCAGGATGCCACCCTGGAGATCGAGTGGGAGGACAACGCATCCACGGAAAGCCTTGCCGGGCGCTTCAGGGAAGCCTACCGCCGCCGCTACGGACACTGGGTGGAGGGAAGGGCCATCGAAGTGGAGTCGGTGCGCGTGGCCGCCTCGGGCACCCCGCCTGAAGAGGAAAGCTCCCCTTCCCCCGGCCGTGCCGCCGGCCCCGAACCCTTCACGCACCGCCCGGTCCGCTTCGGAGGAGAGGAGCACCCGACCCCTGTCCACCGGCGCGGGGAACTGCGGCCCGGACAGTCGCTCTCCGGTCCCGCCCTCGTGCTTGACCCCTACAGCACGGTGGCGGTGGAGCCGGGATGGGAGGCCCGCGTGGCAGGCGACGGCACCCTGAAGTTGGAACGCAGTCAACCGGGCGACGGGCGCCGCGAAGCCAGCTATGCCGAGGCGGTGGAGCAGGAGCTCTTCACCAACCGTTTCACCTCCATCGCCGGGGAGATGGGCGAAATGCTGCGCCGCACCGCCCTCTCGGTGAACATCAAGGAGCGCAGGGACTTTTCCTGCGCCCTGCTCAGCGCCGAAGGGGAGCTTATCGTGAACGCCCCCCACATCCCCGTGCACCTGGGCGCGCTCGGACTCTGCGTGCGCCGGCTGATGGCGTCCATCGCCATGGAGCCCGGCGACGTGGTGGTGACCAACCACCCGGCCTACGGGGGCTCCCACCTCCCCGACATCACGGTAGTAACGCCGGTCTACGGCGACTCCGGCCGCCTGCTGGGCTTCGCCGCCAGCCGCGCCCACCACGCGGAGATCGGCGGCAGCCGCCCCGGCTCCATGCCCCCGGGCGCCCGCAGCCTGGCTGAGGAGGGCGTGGTCATCCCGCCGGACTACCTGGTGCGCGGCGGCGAGCCCCGCTGGGAGGCCGTACGGGAGCGGCTGGCCGGCGGACCCTGGCCGAGCCGCGCCGTGGAGGAAAACGTGGCCGACCTGCAGGCCGCCGTGGCCGCCAACCACCGGGGCGTACAGTCCCTGGCCGGACTGGCCCGGCGCGAGGGCGAGGAGCGCGTGCGCCATTACATGAAGGGACTCAAGGAGCTGGCTGCGCGCAAGACCCGCGCCGCCCTCGGGGCCATGGAGGATATGGACCGCAGCGTCACAGAGTACCTGGACGACGGCACCCCCCTGCAGGCGCGCCTGGTCAAGCGGGGGGAAGATCTGACGGTGGATTTCGAGGGCACGGGCGAGGTGCACCCGGGCAACCTGAACGCCACTCCTGCCATCGTGCAGAGCGTGATCATGTATGTGCTGCGGGTGCTGGTGGACGAGCCGCTGCCCCTGAACGAGGGACTCCTGGAGCCGCTGGAGCTGCGGCTGCCGACTTGCCTGCTCAATCCCGGCTACGAGGCCGACCCGGAGCTCTGTCCCGCCGTGGTGGGCGGTAACACCGAGGTGAGCCAGCGCCTGACCGACCTGCTGCTCAAGCCCTTCGGGCGCATCGCCTGCAGCCAGGGCACCATGAACAACGTGCTCTTCGGCAACGAAGGTTTCGGCTACTACGAAACCGTGGGCGGGGGCACGGGAGCGGGGGCCGCATTCGACGGGGCCGACACCGTGCACCATCATATGACCAACACCGCGGGAACCGATCCGGAGATCCTGGAGCACCGCTATCCCGTGCGCCTGGAGCGCTACGGGGTGCGCAAGGGCTCCGGCGGGAAGGGTCGCCGGCGCGGGGGCGACGGCATCGTGCGCGAACTCAGCTTCCTGGAGCCCGTCAGCCTCTCCGTGCTCACCCAG
- a CDS encoding HepT-like ribonuclease domain-containing protein encodes MPHSARKLLLDISISCREIIEFTEKKSLEDLREDRLLQLALEREFEIIGEALSRLEGIEREKLEENIPDYRKIIGLRNVIAHGYDTIDDEAMWDFVENHVPGLMERVQNY; translated from the coding sequence ATGCCGCATAGTGCCAGAAAACTGTTACTGGATATCAGCATCTCTTGCCGTGAAATAATCGAATTTACGGAGAAGAAATCCCTGGAAGATTTAAGGGAAGACCGGTTGCTTCAACTTGCTCTTGAAAGGGAGTTTGAAATTATTGGTGAAGCCTTATCTCGACTGGAAGGTATTGAACGGGAAAAACTTGAAGAGAATATTCCCGATTATCGAAAAATCATTGGTCTCCGGAATGTTATTGCCCACGGCTATGACACCATTGATGACGAGGCCATGTGGGATTTCGTTGAGAATCACGTACCCGGGTTAATGGAGAGGGTTCAAAACTACTAG
- a CDS encoding PIG-L deacetylase family protein: protein MDRIEKVLILAPHTDDAELGCGGTMARFLEQGIEIHVAAFSTARASLPPGSDPDLLRKEFNQAMDLFGIPEEQRYIYEYQVRKLSYDRQEVLEEMIKLRDLVEPDMVLLPSGSDLHQDHEVVYNEGLRAFKERTVWGYELPWNHITFSAQAFIKLEERHLEKKWEVLQCYKSQFEKNRRYFTAEFIRGLAGVRGVQVKSDYAEAFEVIRTVY, encoded by the coding sequence ATGGACCGCATAGAGAAAGTACTGATCCTCGCTCCCCACACCGACGACGCCGAACTGGGCTGCGGGGGCACTATGGCGCGCTTTCTGGAGCAGGGCATTGAGATCCATGTGGCCGCCTTTTCCACCGCCCGCGCCTCCCTTCCCCCCGGCAGCGACCCCGACCTGCTGCGCAAGGAGTTCAACCAGGCCATGGACCTCTTCGGCATCCCGGAGGAGCAGCGCTACATCTACGAGTACCAGGTGCGCAAGCTGAGCTACGACCGCCAGGAGGTGCTCGAGGAGATGATCAAGCTGCGCGACCTGGTGGAGCCCGACATGGTGCTGCTGCCCAGCGGAAGCGACCTGCATCAGGACCACGAGGTGGTCTACAACGAGGGGCTGCGCGCCTTCAAGGAACGCACGGTTTGGGGCTACGAGCTGCCCTGGAACCACATCACCTTCTCCGCACAGGCCTTCATCAAGCTGGAGGAGCGTCACCTGGAGAAGAAATGGGAGGTGCTGCAGTGCTACAAGAGCCAATTTGAGAAGAACCGGCGCTATTTTACCGCGGAGTTCATCCGGGGACTGGCCGGCGTGCGCGGCGTGCAGGTGAAGTCCGACTACGCGGAGGCCTTCGAGGTGATTCGGACGGTTTACTGA
- a CDS encoding sodium:proton antiporter, whose translation MTEHVLLGLISIVVFGVGAQWLAWRTKLPAILLLLLAGILAGPVLGILQPDVLMGDLLAPFVSISVGIILFEGGLSLRFSELRDIGGAVIKLVSIGVVVTWVIVSITANYLFPFDLELAVLLGAILVVTGPTVILPLLRQVRPTGQVGSVLKWEGIVIDPIGALLAVLVFEVIFTTGLGEATSLALGSIFKTVFFGTIVGLAGAGIVYLLLKRYMLPDFLQNPVTLMVVFLVFGLSDFLQHESGLWATTVMGIALANQKSARIHHIAEFKENLRVLLLSALFILLAARVELADLMANLNWDIVIFLAVLIFITRPLSVYLSTIGSQLNNREKLFLSWMAPRGVVAASISSLFALQLVEGGYAEAGQLVPIVFIVIIVTVAIYGLTATPLARWLDVAKPVPRGFLILGAHNWARELAKALQDQGFKVLVTDSNWTNINKAHREGLNTYYGNILAEYALDEINLDGIGKLLALTPNDEVNSLAVIRFAEYFGSSEVFQLAAVSLSHRKEREVPDNLSGRILFGEDLNFESLSKLMNEGADFRQVGITETIPPKEMEEKFAAGLLPLVNVKTTGEAIPYSVDHTPAADVGDLLLCLAVPGEHATKADAMQDLNPEEGQDDQDYPESEFGTERKSQEG comes from the coding sequence ATGACAGAACACGTATTACTGGGACTTATCAGTATTGTCGTATTCGGGGTGGGCGCCCAGTGGCTGGCCTGGCGCACCAAGCTGCCGGCCATACTCCTTCTGCTTCTGGCCGGAATACTGGCCGGTCCTGTACTGGGTATTCTGCAGCCGGACGTGCTGATGGGCGATCTGCTGGCTCCCTTTGTCTCCATTTCGGTAGGCATCATCCTTTTTGAAGGAGGACTCAGCCTACGCTTTTCCGAGCTCAGGGATATAGGGGGCGCCGTCATCAAACTGGTAAGCATTGGCGTGGTGGTTACCTGGGTAATTGTCTCAATCACCGCCAATTATCTCTTTCCCTTCGACCTGGAACTCGCCGTTCTGCTGGGTGCCATCCTCGTAGTCACCGGTCCCACGGTCATTCTGCCGCTGCTCCGCCAGGTGCGTCCCACCGGGCAGGTGGGTTCGGTGCTCAAATGGGAGGGCATCGTCATCGACCCCATAGGCGCCCTGCTTGCGGTGCTGGTTTTCGAGGTGATTTTTACCACCGGACTGGGGGAGGCCACCAGCCTGGCCCTCGGCAGCATTTTTAAAACCGTATTTTTCGGGACCATCGTGGGACTGGCCGGCGCCGGCATCGTCTACCTTTTACTGAAGCGCTATATGCTGCCCGACTTCCTGCAGAATCCCGTCACTCTTATGGTAGTCTTCCTGGTGTTCGGACTCTCCGACTTTCTGCAGCATGAGTCCGGCCTCTGGGCCACCACCGTGATGGGTATCGCCCTGGCTAACCAGAAATCGGCGCGCATCCACCACATCGCGGAATTCAAGGAGAACCTTCGCGTGCTTCTGCTTTCAGCTCTCTTCATTCTCTTGGCCGCCCGCGTGGAACTTGCCGACCTGATGGCCAACCTGAACTGGGATATCGTGATCTTTCTGGCGGTACTCATCTTCATTACCCGTCCACTTTCTGTCTACCTCTCCACCATCGGCTCGCAATTGAATAACCGTGAAAAATTATTCCTGAGCTGGATGGCACCGCGGGGTGTCGTAGCGGCCTCCATCTCCTCTCTCTTCGCCCTGCAGCTGGTGGAAGGCGGCTATGCCGAGGCGGGCCAACTGGTGCCCATTGTCTTCATCGTTATTATTGTTACCGTGGCTATCTACGGGCTTACAGCCACTCCCCTTGCCCGATGGCTGGACGTGGCCAAGCCGGTACCCCGCGGATTCCTTATCCTGGGCGCCCACAACTGGGCGCGGGAGCTCGCCAAGGCGCTGCAGGATCAGGGCTTCAAGGTGCTGGTGACCGATTCCAACTGGACCAACATCAACAAGGCACATCGTGAGGGACTCAATACCTATTACGGCAACATCCTGGCCGAATACGCCCTCGACGAGATCAACCTGGACGGCATCGGCAAGCTGTTGGCCCTCACTCCCAACGACGAGGTCAATTCGCTGGCCGTTATCCGCTTCGCAGAATACTTCGGCTCTTCGGAGGTCTTCCAGCTGGCCGCCGTTTCGCTGTCCCACCGCAAGGAACGCGAGGTCCCGGATAACCTGAGCGGACGTATCCTCTTCGGCGAGGATCTCAATTTTGAGTCCCTCTCAAAACTGATGAATGAGGGTGCCGATTTCCGACAAGTGGGAATCACCGAGACCATTCCTCCCAAGGAGATGGAGGAGAAATTTGCGGCCGGTCTGCTGCCTCTGGTCAACGTCAAGACCACCGGAGAAGCAATTCCCTACTCGGTGGACCATACGCCGGCGGCCGACGTGGGCGACCTGTTGCTCTGCCTGGCCGTCCCCGGCGAACACGCTACGAAAGCGGATGCCATGCAGGATCTCAACCCAGAGGAGGGGCAGGATGACCAGGATTATCCTGAAAGCGAATTCGGCACCGAGAGGAAATCCCAGGAGGGATAG
- a CDS encoding nucleotidyltransferase domain-containing protein, with the protein MDLAELKNEQLKKACEDYGVKELYVFGSFLSDTFADKSDLDFLVEFDRSGYQGAFNQYMGFKQELEEIYQRPVDLVKLQEFRNPVFQEEVERSKQLVYAA; encoded by the coding sequence ATGGACCTGGCAGAACTGAAAAACGAACAGTTGAAAAAAGCCTGTGAAGATTACGGGGTTAAGGAACTTTATGTATTCGGTTCATTTCTGTCGGACACATTTGCTGATAAAAGTGATCTCGATTTTTTGGTAGAATTTGATCGCTCCGGGTACCAAGGCGCGTTTAATCAGTATATGGGCTTCAAGCAGGAGCTGGAGGAAATTTACCAACGTCCTGTTGACCTGGTGAAATTGCAGGAGTTTCGGAATCCGGTATTTCAAGAAGAGGTTGAGAGATCCAAACAACTTGTATATGCCGCATAG